The genome window GCCGCCCGGGCAGGGTGGGCGGCAGGTCGCAGCCCGGCACCACGCCGCACAGGCCCAGCTCGTCCATGGCGTCGGACACGGTGCCGGTCAGGTCCTCCAGCGCCAGGAAGGCGTCGATGACGGCCTGCGGATAGCGGGGGATGTCGAGGTCGCCGAAGACGGCGGCGGGCAGCTTGCCCAGGGGAGTCTTGCTGGTCATGGGATGTCCTTGGAGGTCAGGCGGCGGGCGTGCCCGCCATCACGATGCGAAAGAGGCGCAGGAAGTTGTCGCGGGCGATGGCGTCGATGTCGCGGCGCGCCAGGCCGATGTCCGCCAGGCCGGCCAGCATGTCCTGCTGGGCCTGCAGGTCGTCGATGGGATAGCGCCACGGCCAGGTTCCGTAGACCTCGGGCTTGCGCATGAATTCCTGGTAGCGTTCGGCCGGCTGGTCGGTGATGAAGTCCGAGCCTATGCCCACGTGCGCCACGCCGATGCGGTCGATGGCATAGCGGATGTGCGCCACCACGTCCTGCACGCCCGGCGTCTCGCCCGGCATGCGCACCAGCGGCGGCAGGTAGGTGATGCCCAGCACGCCGCCGTTGGCCTTGAGCGCGTCCAGCAGGGCGTCGCTCTTGTTGCGGGCGTTGGGGCACAGGGCGTAGGCATTGGCGTGCGTCACCGCCACCGGATGGCGCGAGATGGCCAGTACGTCCAGGCCGCTGCGGTCGCCCACGTGCGACAGGTCGATGACGATGCCCAGGTCGTTCAGCACGGCCACCAGCTCGCGTCCCAGCGAGGACAGGCCGGCGTCGGCCGGCTCGGCGCAGCCGTCGCCATACAGGTTGCGGATGTTGTGCGCGACCTGGATCACGCGCACGCCCAGCGCGTGGAAGAGCTCCATCAGTTTCAGGTCGCGCTCCACGCCCGGCACGTTCTGGTAGCCCAGCACGATGCCCAGCTTGCCTGCCTGCCTGGCGCGCTCGAAGCCGTCGCCGTCCTCGACCACCTGGACCAGGTCCGACAGGGTGGCGAGGTGCGCGCGGTAGTCCGCCAACTGATTCAGCGAATGGCGCAGGTCGGGAATGGGATTGATGCCGCGAAAATTGTTCAGCGTGATGTGGACGGCTTCCACGCCGTGGGCCAGGCTGGCTTCGGCGTAGGCGGCGGTCATGCGCGCGCCGTTCAGCAAGTCGAATACCTTGATCATGCTCGATGGCTTTCCTAGTGATTTGCTGGTCCGTAATATGGACCGGCGAGAGCAGGATTTTCTGTTCGGCTGATCCCCATGTCGAGATTGATGGTCCGGTATGTGGACCAAATGGACGAAACGGCGCAATCGCCCGCTCCCGGCCGGGCCGGAGCGGGAACGACAGTTGCTGCGGCTTCGAGTCTTCCGGAGATCGCCATGTGCCCTACCCCCGCCTCGCAGCCCGCCATGTTCCTGTCGACGAAAGTGGGCCTGACCGTCAACGGCGCGCGCCACGAACTGCGCCTGGACCCCCGCACCACCCTGCTCGATTGCCTGCGCGAACACCTGGCCCTGGCCGGGACCAAGAAGGGCTGCGACCACGGGCAGTGCGGCGCCTGTACCGTCCACCTGGACGGCCGGCGCGTCAACGCCTGCCTGGTGCTGGCGGCCACGCTGGATGGCCGGGAGGTGACCACGGTGGAAGGGCTGGCCCGGGACGGCCAACTGCACCCGGTGCAGGCGGCCTTCCTGGAGCAGGATGCCTATCAGTGCGGCTATTGCACGGCCGGCCAGATCATGTCGGCGGCGGCGCTGCTGTCCGAGCCCTGCGGCGAGACGGACGCCGACATCCGGGAAGCCATGAGCGGCAACCTGTGCCGTTGCGGCGCCTACCAGAACATCCTGGCGGCCGTGCGGCAGGCGCGCCGCGGCATCGCGTAGCGGGGCGGCCATGGAAATATTCCAGTTGCGGCGGGCCGAAGACGTGGCCCAGGCGGTGGGCGCCGCGGCCTATGCCGAGGACCGCCAGGGCTCGACGGTCCGGTTCCTGGCGGGCGGCACGACGCTGATCGACCTGATGAAGCTGGACGTCGAACGGCCGGCCATGGTGATCGACATCAGCCATCTGCCGCTGGACCGCATCGAGGCCACGCCCGAGCACGGCGTGCGCATCGGCGCGATGGTACGCAATTCGGACCTGGCGCAGGATCCGTTGATCCGCGAGCGCTATCCGGTGCTGTCGCAAGCGCTGCTGTCCGGGGCTTCGGCGCAGTTGCGCAACATGGCGACGACCGGCGGCAACCTGTTGCAGCGGACCCGCTGCGTGTATTTCCGCGACGTGGCGATGCCCTGCAACAAGCGCGAGCCGGGCTCGGGCTGCCCGGCCATCGGCGGCTACCACCGCAACCTGGCGGTGCTGGGGACCAGCGAAGCCTGTATCGCCAGCAACCCTTCGGACATGAACGTCGCGCTGATGGCGCTGGGCGCCACGATCGACATCCAGGGGCCCGAGGGCGCCCGCACGGTGGGTATCGACGATTTTTTCGTGCTGCCGGGCGACACGCCGCAGCGCGAGACGGTGCTGGAGCCAGGCGAGCTGATCACGCACGTGACGCTGCCGCCCCTGCCCGCCGGCACCCGTTCCCACTACCTGAAGCTGCGGGACCGCGCATCCTATGAATTCGCCCTGGCCTCGGCCGCGGTGGTCGTCACCATGGCCAACGGCAGCATCAAGACCGCGCGCGTCGCCATGGGCGGCATAGGCACGCGGCCCTGGCGTTCGGCGCCGGCGGACGTCCTGCTGGCGGGCGGGGCGCCTTCGGCGGCGGTGTTCGATGCGGCGGCGCGGGAACTGCTGCGCGAGGCGCGGCCGCACAGCCAGAACGCCTTCAAGGTCGAGCTGGCGCGGCGCTGCCTGGTCCATGCCCTGAATACCGCCACGGCCGCGGGCTGACGGAGAGCAACGATGACCCAGCACACCGAATCCCCCATAGGCGCCGGCCACATCCGGGTGGAAGGACCGTTGAAGGTGACGGGCCGCGCACGCTACGCGGCGGACCACGGCTTCCCGGACATGCTGCACGCCGTGCCCGTATGCGCCACCGTGGGCAAGGGACGCATCGTGGACATCGAGGCCGGCGTCGCCCGCGGCATGCCGGGCGTGCGCAAGGTCTATACCCGCGAGAACATCGGCCGCTTTCCGCGCGTGGAAGAGAGCACGGCCAAGCTGGACGAGTACCGCCCGCCCATGGAGGACGACGAGATCCGCTACTACGGCCAGTACGTGGCGCTGGTGGTAGCCGACACGCTGGAGCAGGCGATGGCCGCGGCGGCGGCGGTGGCCGTGGAGTACGAGGCGCAGACGCCCGACGTGTCCATGGATCTCGCGGCCGACGACGAGCCGCGCGTGGACACCGAGCGGGGCGATGCGGCCGCCGAGTTCGACCGCGCCGCGATCCGCATCGACCATACCTACACCACGCCCCCCGAGACCAACAATCCCCTGGAGATGCACGCCACCGTGGCCGTGCACGACGGCCGCGGCTACACGCTGTACGAAAGCACGCAGGGCATCGTGAACCACAAGGCGGCGATGGTGCGGATGCTGGACGTGCCGGACGACCGCGTCCGCATCGTTACCGAGCACGTGGGCTCGGGCTTCGGCAGCAAGCTGTGGCCCTGGGGGCATTCGCTGCTGGCCGCCGCCGCGGCGCGCGACCTGGGCCGGCCGGTCAAGCTGGTGCTGAGCCGCCGCATGATGTTCCACAACGTCGGGCATCGCTCCAACACGAGCCAGCGCGTGCGCCTGTCCGCCACCCGGGACGGCCGGCTGACGTCGTTGCGGCACGACTACCTGTTCCACGTGGCGATGGACGAATACCACAAGGAAAACTGCGGCGAGGCGACCGGTTTCCTGTACAGCACGCCCAACCTGCGCGCGGCCTATGGGTCGGCGCGGCGCAACATCGCGCCGACCACGTCCATGCGCGGGCCCGGCGCCGTGCCCGGCCTGTACGCGATCGAATCGGCCATGGACGAGCTGGCCATCGAGCTGGGCATGGATCCGGTCGAACTGCGGCTGCGCAACGAACCCGAACGGGACGAGGCGGCCGGCCTGCCGTTCTCGTCGCGCCACCTGCGCGAGTGCCTGCTGCAAGGCGCGGAGCGCTTCGGCTGGGCGCGGCGCGATCCGCGCGTGGGGTCCATGCGGCGCGACGGCCTGGTCCTGGGCTGGGGCATGGCGGCCTGTTCGTGGATGGCGGTCAGGCTGAAAGCGCAGGCCAGCGTGACGCTGCGGGCCGACGGCACCGCGCGGGTGGCCAGCGCCACGCAGGACATCGGCACCGGCACCTATACCGTGATGGCGCAGATGGCGGGCTCGGTGCTGGGCCTGCCGCCGGACCGCATCGAGGTGGCGCTGGGAGATACCTCGCTGCCTCCGGGACCCACGTCGGGGGGCTCGATGGCCACCGGTTCGCTGGTGCCCGCGGTCCTGGCCGCCGCCCGCGAGGCGGTCCGCCAACTGGCCGCCTGCGCCGCGCGCGCCGGCATCCCGCAACTGGCGAACCTGGCGGCCGAAGACCTGCGGTTGACCGATGGCCGCCTGCATGGCGAAGGCCGGCCGCCGTCGTCCGGGGTTTCTTTCCAGGACGTGCTGCGCGCGGCGGGTATCGGGCAGGTCGAGGGCCACGGACAATCCCAGGGCAGCGACGCCGATCCCCAGGCCAGGCGCCATTCCATGCATTCCTTCGGCGCGCATTTCGTCGAGGTGACCTGGGAGCCGGCCATCGCCCGGCTGCGCGTGACCCGCGTCGTGACGGTGATCGATGCCGGGCGCATCATCAATCCGCGCACCGGCCGCAACCAGATCGAGGGGGCCGTCGTGATGGGGCTGGGCATGGCGCTGCTGGAGGAAACCTCCTACGATCCGCGCCAGGGCGCGCCCATCAATAGCAACCTGGCGGACTACATGGTCGCCACCCATGCCGACGCGCCGGACATCGACGTGCACTTCGTCGAGCATCCGGATACCGTGCTGAACGAACTGGGTGCTCGCGGCATCGGCGAGATCGGACTGGCGGGCGTGGCGGCGGCCATTACCTCGGCCGTCCACCATGCCACGGGCGTGCGCGTGCGGGACCTGCCGGTGAAGATCGAGGCGCTGCTGGAGGCGCGGTCAGCGGGCTGACCGGCGGCGCTTTCCAGCCGTGGCTCCGTCCGCGGTGCCGGCCGGTTGCGGCCCGCCCCGGAACAGTTCCACGATCGCCTCCCGCAGCCAGGTGTTGCCCGGCTCCTGGTCGTGGCGCTTGTGCCAGTACACCATCACGTCGTAGCCCGGCATCTGCACCGGCGGCGCGAAGTGGCACAGGCCCCAGCGCCGCGCCACCGACAGCGCGAGGTTGCGCGGCATGATGGCGACGACGTCGGTATCGGCCACCAGTTCGGCGATGGCCAGGAAGTGCGTCACCCGCGCCACCACCTGTTCGCTCATGCCGTTGGCGACCAGCATGCGCTCGATCAGCGTCGAGTGGTTGGTGCCCGCCACGTTCGGCACCACATGGCGCGCCCGCTTGAATTCGGGCAGGCTGAGCGTGCCGCGCGGCACGGTGGACGGCCGCGCCACGCAGGCATAGACGTCCGAGAACAGGATCCGGCTGCGCACGCCGGCGATGTCAGGGTTGATGGCGCCCAGCGCGAGGTCGATGGTGCCTTTCGACAGTTCCTGGGCCAGTTCTTCCGGGCTCGCGCTGGTGGCGATGGTCTCCACGCACAGCTGCGGCGCATGGTGCTGGAGATGGCGGATCAGTCGGGGCAGGAAGGTGTGCTCGCCGATGTCGGTCATCGCCAGGCGGAACACGCGGCGCGCGGTCGCCGGCACGAACGAGCCCTTCTCCAGCGTCTGGGCCAGGATCTGCAAGGCCTGGGACACGGGGCCCACCAGTTCGTCGGCGAAGGGCGTGGGCTCGACGCCCTTGGCCAGCCGCACGAACAGCGGATCGCCGTACATGTCGCGCAGGCGGGCCAGCGCGTGGCTCATCGCGGGCTGGCTCAGCCCCAGCGCCTTGCCCGCCGCCGTGAGGTTGCGCGTGCGGTAGATGGCGTCGAACAGATCCAGCAGGTTCAGGTCCAGCTTGCGCGACAGCGGCTTGTCCATGCCTTTGTCATTCTTCCAAAGAATGAGTGAGATTCAATCATTTCATTTTACATATATCACCCCCAAACCTAAGATTCGCTCCACATCGAGTGGAGCGAGACGATGACGACATCGATATCCGCCAGCGGGCCCGGCTTCTCCGGGTACGTGCTGGACGAGGCGAACGGCGGCAGGTTCCTGGTCGATCGCGGGATCTACCGGGATCCGGCGCTGTTCGACGCCGAGATGGCCCGCATCTTCGAAAGCGGCTGGGTCTACCTGTGCCACGAGAGCGAGCTGCCCCGGCACGGCGACTACGTGACGCGCTACATGGGGCGCCAGCCCGTGGTGGTGAACCGCCGCAAGGACGGCAGCATCGGCGCCTTCGCCAATGCCTGTGCGCACCGCGGCACGGTGGTCGCGCCGCTGCGCAAGGGGTCGGCCCGGAGCTTCACCTGCCGGTTCCACGGCTGGACCTATGCCGAGACGGGGCGCTGCATCAAGATCAAGAACCAGGAGACCGGCGCCTACGCGGACGACGAGAGCCTGCGCGACGGCTTCGGCCTGAAGGTGGTGCCCTGGGTGGAAAGCTATCGGGGCTTCGTGTTCGGCAGCCTGCGCGCCGAGGTGGGCGAACTGGCGGATCACCTGGGACCGACGCGGGTCTGGATAGACCTGATGGTGGACCAGTCGCCCGAGGGGCTGGAAGTGGTCGAGGGCGATTCCACCTACATCATCCGCGGCAACTGGAAGATGGGCGGCGAGAACGGCGTCGATGGCTACCACGTCAGCACCGTCCACCGCGTCTTCGCCGCCACGATGACCATGCGCGAGGAAGCGCGCGGCGGCGCCGGCACGCAGAAGACCGAGGCCGGCCGCATCGTGGGCAGGGTCGAATCGGGCACCGCGGATTTCGGCAACGGGCACATCGGCATCTGGGCCCGGCGCTCGACGCCGGAGGCCGCGCCGCTGTACGAGGCCCGCGAGCGCCTGCTGGGCGAGTTCGACGAACGCAAGGTGGACTGGATGGTCGGCATGGGCCGCAATCTCTACCTGTTCCCCAACATGCTGCTGTTCGACCAGCCCTCGACGCAGATCCGCATCCTGCGTCCGCTGTCGGCCGACCGCACCGAAGTCCGCATCCAGTGCATCGCGCCGCGCGGCGAAAGCCCCGAGGCCCGGGCGTCGCGGCTGCGCAAGTTCGTGGATTTCTACCTGCCCACGGGCATGGCCACCTCGGACGACATCGCCGCGCTGGAGGACACCGCCGTCGGCGGCGAAGCCCGGCTCAGCCGGTGGAACGACTACGGCCGGGGGGAGAAGGCCATGCAGCCCGGGGCGCAATGCCGGCCGCTGATGGACATAGGCTGCGAGGCGGTCGCGGCTTCCGACAACTGGGACCACGAGGTCTTCTACCAGGGCTACTACCGCCACTGGCTGCGGGTGATGAACGAGGAGCGGGGCTGATGGTCGTCGATACCGACCTGCACGTGCAGGTATCCACCTTGCTGGCCCGCGAGGCCATCTACTTGGATGAGAAGAACTGGGACGCCTGGCTGGATCTGTTCGCGCCGGACGTCGAGTATTTCGTGCCCGCCTGGCTGTCGGAGGACGCCCTGACCACCGACCCGCGCACGCAGCTTTGCCTGATGCACATGGATTCCCGGCTGGGGCTGGAGGAGCGCGTGTTCCGCATCCGCAGCCGCGACTCGTTCGCGTCGCTGCCGTTGGACCGCACCGCGCACCAGACGACCAACATCCTGGTCACCGGGCAGTCCGGCGACGAGGTCGAGGTCAGTGCGTCCTGGCTGGTGCATTGCGTGGGACCGCGCGGCCAGGCCACGCGGGGCGGGCGCTACGACTACACGCTGCGGCGCACGGACGGCGGCCTGAAGATCGCCCGCAAGCGCATCGTGATGATCGACGAGAAGATCGAAGGCACGGTCGATGTCTATCATATCTAGGTGGCCGCGCCATGCATGACATCACCGCGATCTTCGAGGACGGCAGGACGGTCCGCTTTCCTGCCCGGTCCGGCGAGGTGGTCTACCAGGCCGCCTATCGCGCCTCGGTGCAACTGGCCCACGACTGCCTGGAGGGCGCGTGCGGCGAATGCAAGGCCTGGTGCACGGCGGGCGAGTTTGAGCTGGACGACTACAGCGACGAGGCCTTGTCGCGCGAGGAACGCGACCAGGGGCAGACGCTGCTGTGCAAGATGCGGCCGCGCTCGTCCTGCGTGGTGGAACTGCCCTATCCTTCCAGCTTCCAGGCCGGACAGGCGCCGGCGTCCATCGAGGCGCGGCTGGCGGCGGTCGAGCGCGTCTCGTCCACGGTCGTGCGGACGCGGCTGGAGACGGCCGCGCCGCTGGACTTCCTGCCGGGCCAGTACGCCAACCTGTCGGTGCCCGGCGCCGGCGTGTCGCGGGCCTATTCGTTCGCCAACCTGCCGGGAAGCAAGCTGCTGGAGTTCTTCCACAAGCTGGTGCCGGACGGCGCCATGAGCACCTACCTCGCCCAGCGCGCCACGGTGGGCGACACCTTGGCGCTGACGCCGCCGTCCGGTCATTTCTACCTGCGCGAGAATGGCCGGCCGCTGCTGCTGATCGCCGGAGGGACGGGGCTGGCGCCTTTCCTGTCCATGCTGGGCCACCTGGCGCGCGCGCCCCGGGCCGCGCCGCCGATCCGGCTGCTGGTCGGGGCCAACGCGGCGGCGGAGTTCTTCGCCCACGAGCAACTGGCCGAGCTGGCAGCCGTCCTGCCTGTCGAGATCGAGCGCATCGCGGTCTCCAGCGAAGGATGGACCGGCGCCGCCGGCCACGTCACGCAGCTGCTGCGCGAGGACATGCTGCGGGATGCGCCCGATGTCTATCTGTGCGGCCCGCCGCCCATGATCGAGTCCTGCGCCGGCTGGCTGGCGGCGCGGGGCGTGGACCGCCACCGGGTCCGGGCCGAGAAGTTTCTTCCCTCGGCCTGAACGCGGGCCGGATCGCAAGTGACCGCAGTGTCACGCAGTGCCATACCTACTGGAGACAAGCATGCCCAAGTCCATTCCGTCCGTCCGTACCCGGCGCGCCGCCTGTCTGCTCGTGGCCGGCAGCCTGCTGTCCGCTCACGCCGCCGTCGGCGCGAAAGAGGAAGCCTGGCCCGCCAAGCCCATCCGCGTCGTCGTGGCCTTCGCGCCCGGCGGGCTGACCGACATCATCGCCCGGGCCTTCCAGCCGCGCCTGGCCGAGATCTTCGGCCAGCCGGTCATCATCGAGAACCGTCCCGCGGCCGGCGGGACCGTGGCCGAAGGCGCCGTGGCGCGGGCTGAGCCGGACGGCTACACGCTGCTGATGACCGCCGACGGCGTGCCGGCCAATCCGCATCTCTACAAGGGGCTGTCCTACGACATGTTCCGGGACCTCCAGCCGGTCAGCCAACTGGTGCGCATTCCGCTGGTCATGCTGGTCAATCCTTCGCTGCCGGTGAAGTCCGTCAAGGAACTGGTCTCGTTCGCCGCCGCCGCGCCGGGCAAGTATTCCTACGCGAGCCCCGGGGCGGGCACCAGCAACCATCTGTTCTTCGAGGTGTTCAAGGACATGACCCGGATGGACATGGTGCATGCGCCGTACAAGGGCGGCAGCCCCGCCATGACCGATCTGGTGGGCGGGCACGTGCAGGCGCTGCTGATCTCGGCCACCCTGGCGGTGCCCCAGGCGCTGGGCGGGAAGGTGCGGGCGCTGGCGGTCACCAGCGACAAGCGCATGGACGCGCTGCCGGACGTGCCCACCTTCGCCGAGGCGGGCTATCCCACGTTCAATCCGCACCAGTGGACCGGCCTGTTCGTGCCGGCGGGCACGCCGCCGGCGCTGGTGGCCCGCATCCATCAGGCCTTCGCGAAGGCGGCCGAGGCGCCCGACGTGCGCGCGCGGCTGAAGGAACTGTCGGCCGATCCCTACATGACCACGCCCGAGGAGTTCAAGAAGAACCTCCGGAAGGACTACGACATGCTGGGCGCGCTGATCGAAAGCAAGGGCATCACGCGCTAGCGCCTAGAACGAGTGCCGCATGCCGACCTGGAAGGCGGTCGGGTCCGAGACGCTGCCGGTGCCGACGCCGCTGTTGGCGAAGCGGCTCAGCTGGTAGTTGGCGGCCGCCTTGTTGGCGACGTGCGAATACTGGGCATACAGCGTCGTCCGCTTGGACAGGTCGTATTCGTAGCCCAGCGTGATCTGGCGCGCGTCGTTGCCCGAGGCGGCGGCCGGCCGCGATGCATCGAGCAGGCCCAGGCTGCCCAGCAGGCGGCCGCTGGACGTGACGTTGAAGCTGGCGCCCAGCGTCCACAGGCCGACCCGCGCATCGGGCGCCGCGCCGTTGTCGGTGCGGAACTGCCAGTAGCTCAGGTAGAGCTTGGCGCGCCCCAGGTCGTAGCTGCCGCCGGCCATCCATTCGTTGGTGGCGTGCACGCCGGCGTTCAGCACGTCGACGCGGTTCCAGGCCAGGCCCAGGTACAGCGGGCCCCGCTGGTACTGGCCGGCCGCGCCGGCATGGCGGCCCATCTTGCCCTGGGTCGTGCTTTCCGCTCCCAGGCTGTAGAACAGGCCCGCGCGCAAGCCTTTCCAGACCGGGCTGTCGTAGCGGACGGCGTTGTCGGTGCGCGAGACGCCGGCGGCCATCAGCACCTGGGAGGTGCTGTACGGCGCGACGTTGAAGGCGTTCGAGCGGATCTTCAGGTCGTAGATGGGGCTGTACTCGCGGCCCGCCGTCAGCGTGCCCCACCGGCCGGACAGGCCCACCACCGACCGGCCGCCGAAAAACTGGCCACCCACCTGGGTGCCGTCGTCGACGTTGAAGCGGCCCTCCAGCACGAACAGCGCCCGGTTGCCGTTGCCGAGGTCCTCGGTGCCGCGCAGGCCCCAGCGCGACTGGGTCAGACCGCCGGACTGGAGCCGCGTGGCCTTGTTGTCGCCGGACTTGATGTACTCGATCGAGGCATCGACGATGCCATACAGGGTGACGTTGCCCTGGGCGTGGGCCAGGCCGGGCGCCAGGGCGGCGGCCGCCAGGGCCAGCAGGGGCTTGAATGTCTTCATCGGGTGTCTCCGTTGCCAGTCGTGGCTGGCTCGTTTGGGGGAAGCATGGGCGCGCGGGGACCGGCCCGGGCTGCGCGGACGCGCAGCGGGCCGGCGCCGTCCGCCGGGACGGCGCGCGACGCGGTCGTGCGTAAGGTGGAGGCCGGTTATTCGGGCTGCAGGCCGGCGTTGGCGATGATGGCCTTCCAGGCCTGGAGCTGGTCGCGGACCAGTTGCGAAAAGGCCTCGGGCGAGCTTTCCACCGGTACGAGGCCGACCGAGGCGTACTTGGCCTTGACTTCCGGCGTCGCACCGACTTGCGCCACCGCGCGGGCGATGGCCTGGACGACCGGCGCCGGCGTTCCCGCCGGGGCCAGCAGGCCCTCGAAACCCACGAGGCCGAAGTTCGAGAAGCCCGCCTCCTTCATGGTCGGCACGGTGGGCGTCAGCGCGGAACGCGTGGGACCGGTGCTGGCCAGCACGCGCAGCTTGCCGGCCTCGACCTGCGGGGCCAACGTGGAATAGCTGGCGAAGACGGCCGAGACGCGGCCGCCCACCACGTCCATGACGGCGGGCGGGGTGCCCTTGTAGGGCACGTGCAGCATGTCGGCGCCGCCTTCCTTGGCCAGCAGGCCGCCCAGCAGATGGGGCGTGGTGCCCGCGCCGGGCGAGGCGTAGGTGTACTTGCCGGGCGCCGCCTTGGCCAGGGCGATGAATTCGCGCACGGTCCGGGCCGGGATGCCGGCGTTCACGGCCAGCCACAGCGGCGCGTCGGCAGCCTGGGCCACGGGCACGAAGCTGTTGATGGGGTCGTAGGTCAGGTTGCGGTAGAGCGAGGGCGCCTGCACGAACGCGGTCGAGGTGAACAGCAGCGTGTGGCCGTCCGGAGCGGCGCGCGCGACGGCGTCGCTGCCTATGGTGGTGCCGGCGCCGGGCCGGTTCTCCACCACGACGGGTACGCCCCAGGCCTTGCTCAGGGGGTCGGACAGGGTGCGCGCCGACTGGTCCATGGAACTGCCGGCCGGGCCCGGCACGACGATCCTGACCTGGCCGTTCGGGAAGCCCGCGGGCTGGGCCACGGCGCACGCCAGGGGGGTGGCCAGCGCCAGCGCGTGCAGGGCGCGAAGCCCGTGGCGCGCCGCCGCGGCGGGAATGTTGTGAGTGGGTTTCATGTCGTCTCCTCGATCCTGGCGGCCATGGTCCGCAACCGGCCGCCGCGCCGTCAAAGCGCGTTCTCGCATTTTGAGACAGATCGAGCGCCAGGCATAAGGCAATCCGATCGGCTTGCGGAGCCCCCGGGACGCCGGAAAACACCGCGCGGCGAGACGCCAGGAGGGAGATCGGTCCCTGCGGCTGCCATAATGCCGATAAAAAAATAAGATGGCATTTGAACAAGCTTGTATGCCGGCGCCGCGCGCCGTGCCCCACCCTGGAACTTTTTCCGGATCCGCATCGTGCCGACTCCTCCCAAGCGTCTCGCTTCCCTGCCCAGCCTGGCCCATTTGCGGGTGCTGGGCGCGGTGGCCCAGCACGGCAGCGCCACGCGCGCGGCGGCGGCCCTGTTCCGTGCCCAGTCGGCGGTTACCCGATCCATACGCGAGATCGAGCAGGCGCTGGGCGAACCCCTGCTGGAGCGGCGCGCCACGGGCATGGTTCCCACCGCGGTCGGCCGGGCGGTGCTCGACCGCAACGCGCGGGTGTTCGGCGAACTGGAGGACCTGGCGTCGTGGTGCGCGGCAGGGCAACCGCGCGCCCGCACGGCCGTGGCACCGACGGTGCCGAGCTACCTGCTCAACACGCGCCGCCTGCAACTGCTGGTGGCGCTGGCCCGGCATCGCCACATGCCCACGGCCGCGCATGCCCTGGGCATCAGCCAGCCAGCGGTCAGCGCGGCCATACGCATCCTGGAAAGCGGGGCGGGCTTCCCGCTGTTCGATCGCACGACCAGCGGCCTGCAGCCGACCGAGGCGGGGGAACAGTTCGTGCTC of Pigmentiphaga sp. H8 contains these proteins:
- a CDS encoding porin encodes the protein MKTFKPLLALAAAALAPGLAHAQGNVTLYGIVDASIEYIKSGDNKATRLQSGGLTQSRWGLRGTEDLGNGNRALFVLEGRFNVDDGTQVGGQFFGGRSVVGLSGRWGTLTAGREYSPIYDLKIRSNAFNVAPYSTSQVLMAAGVSRTDNAVRYDSPVWKGLRAGLFYSLGAESTTQGKMGRHAGAAGQYQRGPLYLGLAWNRVDVLNAGVHATNEWMAGGSYDLGRAKLYLSYWQFRTDNGAAPDARVGLWTLGASFNVTSSGRLLGSLGLLDASRPAAASGNDARQITLGYEYDLSKRTTLYAQYSHVANKAAANYQLSRFANSGVGTGSVSDPTAFQVGMRHSF
- a CDS encoding 2Fe-2S iron-sulfur cluster-binding protein, which codes for MHDITAIFEDGRTVRFPARSGEVVYQAAYRASVQLAHDCLEGACGECKAWCTAGEFELDDYSDEALSREERDQGQTLLCKMRPRSSCVVELPYPSSFQAGQAPASIEARLAAVERVSSTVVRTRLETAAPLDFLPGQYANLSVPGAGVSRAYSFANLPGSKLLEFFHKLVPDGAMSTYLAQRATVGDTLALTPPSGHFYLRENGRPLLLIAGGTGLAPFLSMLGHLARAPRAAPPIRLLVGANAAAEFFAHEQLAELAAVLPVEIERIAVSSEGWTGAAGHVTQLLREDMLRDAPDVYLCGPPPMIESCAGWLAARGVDRHRVRAEKFLPSA
- a CDS encoding tripartite tricarboxylate transporter substrate binding protein is translated as MPKSIPSVRTRRAACLLVAGSLLSAHAAVGAKEEAWPAKPIRVVVAFAPGGLTDIIARAFQPRLAEIFGQPVIIENRPAAGGTVAEGAVARAEPDGYTLLMTADGVPANPHLYKGLSYDMFRDLQPVSQLVRIPLVMLVNPSLPVKSVKELVSFAAAAPGKYSYASPGAGTSNHLFFEVFKDMTRMDMVHAPYKGGSPAMTDLVGGHVQALLISATLAVPQALGGKVRALAVTSDKRMDALPDVPTFAEAGYPTFNPHQWTGLFVPAGTPPALVARIHQAFAKAAEAPDVRARLKELSADPYMTTPEEFKKNLRKDYDMLGALIESKGITR
- a CDS encoding tripartite tricarboxylate transporter substrate binding protein, which codes for MKPTHNIPAAAARHGLRALHALALATPLACAVAQPAGFPNGQVRIVVPGPAGSSMDQSARTLSDPLSKAWGVPVVVENRPGAGTTIGSDAVARAAPDGHTLLFTSTAFVQAPSLYRNLTYDPINSFVPVAQAADAPLWLAVNAGIPARTVREFIALAKAAPGKYTYASPGAGTTPHLLGGLLAKEGGADMLHVPYKGTPPAVMDVVGGRVSAVFASYSTLAPQVEAGKLRVLASTGPTRSALTPTVPTMKEAGFSNFGLVGFEGLLAPAGTPAPVVQAIARAVAQVGATPEVKAKYASVGLVPVESSPEAFSQLVRDQLQAWKAIIANAGLQPE